From the genome of Equus asinus isolate D_3611 breed Donkey chromosome 24, EquAss-T2T_v2, whole genome shotgun sequence, one region includes:
- the AMD1 gene encoding S-adenosylmethionine decarboxylase proenzyme isoform X2 has product MKPSHQGYPHRNFQEEIEFLNAIFPNGAAYCMGRMNSDCWYLYTLDFPESRVISQPDQTLEILMSELDPAVMDQFYMKDGVTAKDVTRESGIRDLIPGSVIDATMFNPCGYSMNGMKSDGTYWTIHITPEPEFSYVSFETNLSQTSYDDLIRKVVEVFKPGKFVTTLFVNQSSKCRTVLSSPQKIEGFKRLDCQSAMFNDYNFVFTSFAKKQQQQQS; this is encoded by the exons ATGAAGCCTTCTCACCAAGGGTACCCACACCGGAATTTCCAGGAAGAAATAGAGTTTCTCAATGCAATTTTCCCAA ATGGAGCAGCATATTGTATGGGACGTATGAATTCTGACTGTTG gtACTTGTATACTTTGGATTTCCCAGAGAGTCGGGTAATCAGCCAGCCAGATCAAACCCTGGAAATTCTGATGAGTGAGCTTGACCCAGCAGTTATGGACCAGTTCTACATGAAAGATGGTGTTACTGCAAAGGATGTCACTCGT GAGAGTGGAATTCGTGACCTGATACCAGGTTCTGTCATTGATGCCACAATGTTCAATCCTTGTGGGTATTCAATGAATGGAATGAAATCGGAT GGAACTTATTGGACTATTCACATCACTCCAGAACCAGAATTTTCTTATGTTAGCTTTGAAACAAACTTAAGTCAGACCTCCTATGATGACCTGATCAGGAAAGTTGTGGAAGTCTTCAAGCCAGGAAAATTTGTGACCACCCTGTTTGTAAATCAg AGTTCTAAATGTCGCACAGTGCTTTCTTCGCCCCAGAAGATTGAAGGTTTTAAACGTCTtgattgccagagtgctatgttCAATGATTACAATTTTGTTTTTACCAGTTTTGCTAAGAAGCAgcaacaacagcagagttga